The Roseovarius sp. EL26 genome has a window encoding:
- a CDS encoding crotonase/enoyl-CoA hydratase family protein, with amino-acid sequence MFETISIEQDDRGVATLWLDRAEKHNAMSAQMMAELTEAAGQLGANDAVRVVVLAAKGRTFCAGGDLGWMRDQFEATLEVRAKEAAKLAYMLQALNTLSKPLIGRLHGNAFGGGVGLASVCDVAIGVEHLQMALTETRLGLIPATIGPYAAARMGEAAARQVFMSGKRFDAAEAVRLNLLARSVTEVELDDAVEAEITPYLSCAPQAVARAKRMLRQLGPTIDKAAIEASIAELSACWEGEEAREGIAAFFEKRPPKWTL; translated from the coding sequence ATGTTTGAAACGATTTCCATCGAGCAAGATGACCGAGGTGTCGCAACCTTGTGGTTGGACCGGGCAGAGAAACACAACGCCATGTCCGCGCAGATGATGGCAGAGCTGACTGAGGCCGCAGGCCAACTGGGTGCGAATGACGCGGTTCGGGTCGTGGTGCTGGCCGCTAAAGGGCGGACGTTTTGCGCAGGTGGCGATCTGGGTTGGATGCGTGACCAATTTGAGGCAACCCTGGAGGTGCGCGCCAAGGAAGCGGCCAAGCTGGCCTATATGTTGCAGGCGCTCAATACGTTGTCCAAACCCCTGATTGGGCGGTTGCATGGCAATGCTTTTGGCGGTGGGGTTGGTTTAGCGTCAGTCTGTGATGTGGCCATCGGGGTGGAGCATCTGCAGATGGCGTTGACTGAAACCCGGTTGGGCCTGATTCCGGCAACAATTGGCCCCTATGCGGCGGCCCGTATGGGCGAGGCCGCCGCGCGACAGGTGTTTATGTCTGGCAAGCGCTTTGATGCAGCAGAGGCGGTGCGATTGAACCTGCTGGCGCGTTCCGTGACAGAGGTCGAGCTGGATGACGCAGTAGAGGCAGAAATCACCCCGTATCTATCTTGTGCGCCGCAAGCTGTAGCGCGAGCCAAGAGAATGTTGAGGCAGTTAGGGCCAACGATTGATAAGGCGGCGATCGAGGCCTCAATCGCAGAGTTGAGCGCTTGTTGGGAGGGGGAAGAGGCTCGTGAAGGGATCGCGGCCTTTTTTGAAAAACGCCCTCCGAAATGGACGTTATAG